A genomic window from Macaca mulatta isolate MMU2019108-1 chromosome 19, T2T-MMU8v2.0, whole genome shotgun sequence includes:
- the LOC695533 gene encoding leukocyte-associated immunoglobulin-like receptor 1 isoform X8: MSPHPTALLGLGESWRQRGGPLPRPSISAEPGTVIPLGRPVTIVCRGPVGVDQFRLEREGRYKFNDTKDVSQASPSESEARFRIDSVSEGNTRRYRCLYRKSAEWSQRSDYLDLVVKGPTQRPSDNSHNEHAPASQGLSAEHLYILIGVSVVFLFCLLLLVLFFLHRQNQMKQEARTRSRSYSRDKATINGLPEKATINGLPEKDRETDTSAPAAGSSQEVMYAQLDHWALTRRTAQAVSPQSTEPMAESSTYAAVARH, from the exons GGCCCCTGCCCAGACCCTCCATCTCGGCTGAGCCAGGCACCGTGATCCCCCTGGGGAGGCCTGTGACTATCGTGTGCCGGGGCCCTGTTGGGGTTGACCAATTCCGCCTGGAGAGGGAGGGTAGATACAAGTTCAATGATACTAAGGATGTGTCTCAAGCTAGTCCATCTGAGTCCGAGGCCAGATTCCGCATTGACTCAGTAAGTGAAGGAAATACCAGACGTTATCGCTGCCTCTATAGGAAGTCCGCTGAATGGTCTCAGCGCAGTGACTACCTGGACCTGGTGGTGAAAG GACCCACGCAGAGGCCATCAGACAACAGTCACAATGAGC ATGCACCTGCTTCCCAAGGCCTGAGTGCTGAGCATCTTTATATTCTCATCGGGGTCTCAGTGGTCTTCCTCTTTTGTCTCCTCCTTCTGGTCCTCTTTTTCCTCCATCGCCAGAATCAGATGAAGCAGG AAGCAAGGACGAGGAGCAGAAGCTAcagcagag ACAAGGCCACAATCAATGGACTTCCTGAGAAGGCCACAATCAATGGACTTCCTGAGAAGGACAGAGAGACGGACACCTCG GCCCCGGCTGCAGGGAGTTCCCAGGAGGTGATGTATGCGCAGCTGGACCACTGGGCCCTCACACGGAGGACAGCCCAGGCTGTGTCCCCACAGTCCACAGAGCCCATGGCTGAGTCCAGCACGTATGCAGCTGTTGCCAGACACTGA
- the LOC695533 gene encoding leukocyte-associated immunoglobulin-like receptor 1 isoform X5: MSPHPTALLGLGESWRQRGGPLPRPSISAEPGTVIPLGRPVTIVCRGPVGVDQFRLEREGRYKFNDTKDVSQASPSESEARFRIDSVSEGNTRRYRCLYRKSAEWSQRSDYLDLVVKGPTQRPSDNSHNEHAPASQGLSAEHLYILIGVSVVFLFCLLLLVLFFLHRQNQMKQGAPRSKDEEQKLQQRPDLAVDVLERTEDKATINGLPEKATINGLPEKDRETDTSAPAAGSSQEVMYAQLDHWALTRRTAQAVSPQSTEPMAESSTYAAVARH, translated from the exons GGCCCCTGCCCAGACCCTCCATCTCGGCTGAGCCAGGCACCGTGATCCCCCTGGGGAGGCCTGTGACTATCGTGTGCCGGGGCCCTGTTGGGGTTGACCAATTCCGCCTGGAGAGGGAGGGTAGATACAAGTTCAATGATACTAAGGATGTGTCTCAAGCTAGTCCATCTGAGTCCGAGGCCAGATTCCGCATTGACTCAGTAAGTGAAGGAAATACCAGACGTTATCGCTGCCTCTATAGGAAGTCCGCTGAATGGTCTCAGCGCAGTGACTACCTGGACCTGGTGGTGAAAG GACCCACGCAGAGGCCATCAGACAACAGTCACAATGAGC ATGCACCTGCTTCCCAAGGCCTGAGTGCTGAGCATCTTTATATTCTCATCGGGGTCTCAGTGGTCTTCCTCTTTTGTCTCCTCCTTCTGGTCCTCTTTTTCCTCCATCGCCAGAATCAGATGAAGCAGG GGGCCCCCAGAAGCAAGGACGAGGAGCAGAAGCTAcagcagag GCCCGACCTGGCTGTTGATGTTCTAGAGaggacagaag ACAAGGCCACAATCAATGGACTTCCTGAGAAGGCCACAATCAATGGACTTCCTGAGAAGGACAGAGAGACGGACACCTCG GCCCCGGCTGCAGGGAGTTCCCAGGAGGTGATGTATGCGCAGCTGGACCACTGGGCCCTCACACGGAGGACAGCCCAGGCTGTGTCCCCACAGTCCACAGAGCCCATGGCTGAGTCCAGCACGTATGCAGCTGTTGCCAGACACTGA
- the LOC695533 gene encoding leukocyte-associated immunoglobulin-like receptor 1 isoform X2: MSPHPTALLGLGESWRQRGGPLPRPSISAEPGTVIPLGRPVTIVCRGPVGVDQFRLEREGRYKFNDTKDVSQASPSESEARFRIDSVSEGNTRRYRCLYRKSAEWSQRSDYLDLVVKETSGDTDSPVTEPDSSAGPTQRPSDNSHNEHAPASQGLSAEHLYILIGVSVVFLFCLLLLVLFFLHRQNQMKQGAPRSKDEEQKLQQRPDLAVDVLERTEDKATINGLPEKATINGLPEKDRETDTSAPAAGSSQEVMYAQLDHWALTRRTAQAVSPQSTEPMAESSTYAAVARH, from the exons GGCCCCTGCCCAGACCCTCCATCTCGGCTGAGCCAGGCACCGTGATCCCCCTGGGGAGGCCTGTGACTATCGTGTGCCGGGGCCCTGTTGGGGTTGACCAATTCCGCCTGGAGAGGGAGGGTAGATACAAGTTCAATGATACTAAGGATGTGTCTCAAGCTAGTCCATCTGAGTCCGAGGCCAGATTCCGCATTGACTCAGTAAGTGAAGGAAATACCAGACGTTATCGCTGCCTCTATAGGAAGTCCGCTGAATGGTCTCAGCGCAGTGACTACCTGGACCTGGTGGTGAAAG AAACCTCTGGGGACACGGACTCCCCCGTCACAGAGCCCGACTCCTCAGCTG GACCCACGCAGAGGCCATCAGACAACAGTCACAATGAGC ATGCACCTGCTTCCCAAGGCCTGAGTGCTGAGCATCTTTATATTCTCATCGGGGTCTCAGTGGTCTTCCTCTTTTGTCTCCTCCTTCTGGTCCTCTTTTTCCTCCATCGCCAGAATCAGATGAAGCAGG GGGCCCCCAGAAGCAAGGACGAGGAGCAGAAGCTAcagcagag GCCCGACCTGGCTGTTGATGTTCTAGAGaggacagaag ACAAGGCCACAATCAATGGACTTCCTGAGAAGGCCACAATCAATGGACTTCCTGAGAAGGACAGAGAGACGGACACCTCG GCCCCGGCTGCAGGGAGTTCCCAGGAGGTGATGTATGCGCAGCTGGACCACTGGGCCCTCACACGGAGGACAGCCCAGGCTGTGTCCCCACAGTCCACAGAGCCCATGGCTGAGTCCAGCACGTATGCAGCTGTTGCCAGACACTGA
- the LOC695533 gene encoding leukocyte-associated immunoglobulin-like receptor 1 isoform X6, translating to MSPHPTALLGLVLCLAQTIHAQEGPLPRPSISAEPGTVIPLGRPVTIVCRGPVGVDQFRLEREGRYKFNDTKDVSQASPSESEARFRIDSVSEGNTRRYRCLYRKSAEWSQRSDYLDLVVKGPTQRPSDNSHNEHAPASQGLSAEHLYILIGVSVVFLFCLLLLVLFFLHRQNQMKQGAPRSKDEEQKLQQRPDLAVDVLERTAEKATINGLPEKDRETDTSAPAAGSSQEVMYAQLDHWALTRRTAQAVSPQSTEPMAESSTYAAVARH from the exons GGCCCCTGCCCAGACCCTCCATCTCGGCTGAGCCAGGCACCGTGATCCCCCTGGGGAGGCCTGTGACTATCGTGTGCCGGGGCCCTGTTGGGGTTGACCAATTCCGCCTGGAGAGGGAGGGTAGATACAAGTTCAATGATACTAAGGATGTGTCTCAAGCTAGTCCATCTGAGTCCGAGGCCAGATTCCGCATTGACTCAGTAAGTGAAGGAAATACCAGACGTTATCGCTGCCTCTATAGGAAGTCCGCTGAATGGTCTCAGCGCAGTGACTACCTGGACCTGGTGGTGAAAG GACCCACGCAGAGGCCATCAGACAACAGTCACAATGAGC ATGCACCTGCTTCCCAAGGCCTGAGTGCTGAGCATCTTTATATTCTCATCGGGGTCTCAGTGGTCTTCCTCTTTTGTCTCCTCCTTCTGGTCCTCTTTTTCCTCCATCGCCAGAATCAGATGAAGCAGG GGGCCCCCAGAAGCAAGGACGAGGAGCAGAAGCTAcagcagag GCCCGACCTGGCTGTTGATGTTCTAGAGaggacag CTGAGAAGGCCACAATCAATGGACTTCCTGAGAAGGACAGAGAGACGGACACCTCG GCCCCGGCTGCAGGGAGTTCCCAGGAGGTGATGTATGCGCAGCTGGACCACTGGGCCCTCACACGGAGGACAGCCCAGGCTGTGTCCCCACAGTCCACAGAGCCCATGGCTGAGTCCAGCACGTATGCAGCTGTTGCCAGACACTGA
- the LOC695533 gene encoding leukocyte-associated immunoglobulin-like receptor 1 isoform X7 — protein MSPHPTALLGLVLCLAQTIHAQEGPLPRPSISAEPGTVIPLGRPVTIVCRGPVGVDQFRLEREGRYKFNDTKDVSQASPSESEARFRIDSVSEGNTRRYRCLYRKSAEWSQRSDYLDLVVKGPTQRPSDNSHNEHAPASQGLSAEHLYILIGVSVVFLFCLLLLVLFFLHRQNQMKQEARTRSRSYSRDKATINGLPEKATINGLPEKDRETDTSAPAAGSSQEVMYAQLDHWALTRRTAQAVSPQSTEPMAESSTYAAVARH, from the exons GGCCCCTGCCCAGACCCTCCATCTCGGCTGAGCCAGGCACCGTGATCCCCCTGGGGAGGCCTGTGACTATCGTGTGCCGGGGCCCTGTTGGGGTTGACCAATTCCGCCTGGAGAGGGAGGGTAGATACAAGTTCAATGATACTAAGGATGTGTCTCAAGCTAGTCCATCTGAGTCCGAGGCCAGATTCCGCATTGACTCAGTAAGTGAAGGAAATACCAGACGTTATCGCTGCCTCTATAGGAAGTCCGCTGAATGGTCTCAGCGCAGTGACTACCTGGACCTGGTGGTGAAAG GACCCACGCAGAGGCCATCAGACAACAGTCACAATGAGC ATGCACCTGCTTCCCAAGGCCTGAGTGCTGAGCATCTTTATATTCTCATCGGGGTCTCAGTGGTCTTCCTCTTTTGTCTCCTCCTTCTGGTCCTCTTTTTCCTCCATCGCCAGAATCAGATGAAGCAGG AAGCAAGGACGAGGAGCAGAAGCTAcagcagag ACAAGGCCACAATCAATGGACTTCCTGAGAAGGCCACAATCAATGGACTTCCTGAGAAGGACAGAGAGACGGACACCTCG GCCCCGGCTGCAGGGAGTTCCCAGGAGGTGATGTATGCGCAGCTGGACCACTGGGCCCTCACACGGAGGACAGCCCAGGCTGTGTCCCCACAGTCCACAGAGCCCATGGCTGAGTCCAGCACGTATGCAGCTGTTGCCAGACACTGA
- the LOC695533 gene encoding leukocyte-associated immunoglobulin-like receptor 1 isoform X4, whose protein sequence is MSPHPTALLGLVLCLAQTIHAQEGPLPRPSISAEPGTVIPLGRPVTIVCRGPVGVDQFRLEREGRYKFNDTKDVSQASPSESEARFRIDSVSEGNTRRYRCLYRKSAEWSQRSDYLDLVVKGPTQRPSDNSHNEHAPASQGLSAEHLYILIGVSVVFLFCLLLLVLFFLHRQNQMKQGAPRSKDEEQKLQQRPDLAVDVLERTEDKATINGLPEKATINGLPEKDRETDTSAPAAGSSQEVMYAQLDHWALTRRTAQAVSPQSTEPMAESSTYAAVARH, encoded by the exons GGCCCCTGCCCAGACCCTCCATCTCGGCTGAGCCAGGCACCGTGATCCCCCTGGGGAGGCCTGTGACTATCGTGTGCCGGGGCCCTGTTGGGGTTGACCAATTCCGCCTGGAGAGGGAGGGTAGATACAAGTTCAATGATACTAAGGATGTGTCTCAAGCTAGTCCATCTGAGTCCGAGGCCAGATTCCGCATTGACTCAGTAAGTGAAGGAAATACCAGACGTTATCGCTGCCTCTATAGGAAGTCCGCTGAATGGTCTCAGCGCAGTGACTACCTGGACCTGGTGGTGAAAG GACCCACGCAGAGGCCATCAGACAACAGTCACAATGAGC ATGCACCTGCTTCCCAAGGCCTGAGTGCTGAGCATCTTTATATTCTCATCGGGGTCTCAGTGGTCTTCCTCTTTTGTCTCCTCCTTCTGGTCCTCTTTTTCCTCCATCGCCAGAATCAGATGAAGCAGG GGGCCCCCAGAAGCAAGGACGAGGAGCAGAAGCTAcagcagag GCCCGACCTGGCTGTTGATGTTCTAGAGaggacagaag ACAAGGCCACAATCAATGGACTTCCTGAGAAGGCCACAATCAATGGACTTCCTGAGAAGGACAGAGAGACGGACACCTCG GCCCCGGCTGCAGGGAGTTCCCAGGAGGTGATGTATGCGCAGCTGGACCACTGGGCCCTCACACGGAGGACAGCCCAGGCTGTGTCCCCACAGTCCACAGAGCCCATGGCTGAGTCCAGCACGTATGCAGCTGTTGCCAGACACTGA
- the LOC695533 gene encoding leukocyte-associated immunoglobulin-like receptor 1 isoform X3 — translation MSPHPTALLGLVLCLAQTIHAQEGPLPRPSISAEPGTVIPLGRPVTIVCRGPVGVDQFRLEREGRYKFNDTKDVSQASPSESEARFRIDSVSEGNTRRYRCLYRKSAEWSQRSDYLDLVVKETSGDTDSPVTEPDSSAGPTQRPSDNSHNEHAPASQGLSAEHLYILIGVSVVFLFCLLLLVLFFLHRQNQMKQGAPRSKDEEQKLQQRPDLAVDVLERTAEKATINGLPEKDRETDTSAPAAGSSQEVMYAQLDHWALTRRTAQAVSPQSTEPMAESSTYAAVARH, via the exons GGCCCCTGCCCAGACCCTCCATCTCGGCTGAGCCAGGCACCGTGATCCCCCTGGGGAGGCCTGTGACTATCGTGTGCCGGGGCCCTGTTGGGGTTGACCAATTCCGCCTGGAGAGGGAGGGTAGATACAAGTTCAATGATACTAAGGATGTGTCTCAAGCTAGTCCATCTGAGTCCGAGGCCAGATTCCGCATTGACTCAGTAAGTGAAGGAAATACCAGACGTTATCGCTGCCTCTATAGGAAGTCCGCTGAATGGTCTCAGCGCAGTGACTACCTGGACCTGGTGGTGAAAG AAACCTCTGGGGACACGGACTCCCCCGTCACAGAGCCCGACTCCTCAGCTG GACCCACGCAGAGGCCATCAGACAACAGTCACAATGAGC ATGCACCTGCTTCCCAAGGCCTGAGTGCTGAGCATCTTTATATTCTCATCGGGGTCTCAGTGGTCTTCCTCTTTTGTCTCCTCCTTCTGGTCCTCTTTTTCCTCCATCGCCAGAATCAGATGAAGCAGG GGGCCCCCAGAAGCAAGGACGAGGAGCAGAAGCTAcagcagag GCCCGACCTGGCTGTTGATGTTCTAGAGaggacag CTGAGAAGGCCACAATCAATGGACTTCCTGAGAAGGACAGAGAGACGGACACCTCG GCCCCGGCTGCAGGGAGTTCCCAGGAGGTGATGTATGCGCAGCTGGACCACTGGGCCCTCACACGGAGGACAGCCCAGGCTGTGTCCCCACAGTCCACAGAGCCCATGGCTGAGTCCAGCACGTATGCAGCTGTTGCCAGACACTGA
- the LOC695533 gene encoding leukocyte-associated immunoglobulin-like receptor 1 isoform X1 produces the protein MSPHPTALLGLVLCLAQTIHAQEGPLPRPSISAEPGTVIPLGRPVTIVCRGPVGVDQFRLEREGRYKFNDTKDVSQASPSESEARFRIDSVSEGNTRRYRCLYRKSAEWSQRSDYLDLVVKETSGDTDSPVTEPDSSAGPTQRPSDNSHNEHAPASQGLSAEHLYILIGVSVVFLFCLLLLVLFFLHRQNQMKQGAPRSKDEEQKLQQRPDLAVDVLERTEDKATINGLPEKATINGLPEKDRETDTSAPAAGSSQEVMYAQLDHWALTRRTAQAVSPQSTEPMAESSTYAAVARH, from the exons GGCCCCTGCCCAGACCCTCCATCTCGGCTGAGCCAGGCACCGTGATCCCCCTGGGGAGGCCTGTGACTATCGTGTGCCGGGGCCCTGTTGGGGTTGACCAATTCCGCCTGGAGAGGGAGGGTAGATACAAGTTCAATGATACTAAGGATGTGTCTCAAGCTAGTCCATCTGAGTCCGAGGCCAGATTCCGCATTGACTCAGTAAGTGAAGGAAATACCAGACGTTATCGCTGCCTCTATAGGAAGTCCGCTGAATGGTCTCAGCGCAGTGACTACCTGGACCTGGTGGTGAAAG AAACCTCTGGGGACACGGACTCCCCCGTCACAGAGCCCGACTCCTCAGCTG GACCCACGCAGAGGCCATCAGACAACAGTCACAATGAGC ATGCACCTGCTTCCCAAGGCCTGAGTGCTGAGCATCTTTATATTCTCATCGGGGTCTCAGTGGTCTTCCTCTTTTGTCTCCTCCTTCTGGTCCTCTTTTTCCTCCATCGCCAGAATCAGATGAAGCAGG GGGCCCCCAGAAGCAAGGACGAGGAGCAGAAGCTAcagcagag GCCCGACCTGGCTGTTGATGTTCTAGAGaggacagaag ACAAGGCCACAATCAATGGACTTCCTGAGAAGGCCACAATCAATGGACTTCCTGAGAAGGACAGAGAGACGGACACCTCG GCCCCGGCTGCAGGGAGTTCCCAGGAGGTGATGTATGCGCAGCTGGACCACTGGGCCCTCACACGGAGGACAGCCCAGGCTGTGTCCCCACAGTCCACAGAGCCCATGGCTGAGTCCAGCACGTATGCAGCTGTTGCCAGACACTGA